The genomic DNA GTCGCGGAGGCCTCGACGAAAGCCTGCTCGATATCGCTGAGCGCGTCGATCTCCGGCGTTGAGGCATGTTCGGCGGCGAGGCGCGCGGCGGCGCCTTCCATGATCTCGCGCATGGCGTAGAGCTCGAGCACCTCCGAGATGTCCAGGTTGCGGACGATCACGCCGCGGCCGCCGGCGGGCTCGACAAAGCCGCGTGCGGCGAGCCGGCCCAACGCTTCGCGAACCGGCGTGCGGCTGACCTTCAGCCGCTGGGCGACCTCTTCCTCGCGCAATCGGTCGCCGGCACGGTAGCTGCCGGCCTGGAGAGCCTCGCAGAGCGAGCGGAACACGGCTTCACCCAGCGCGACGCCCCCGCCACGCGTGATTGATCCGCCTGCCTTTGCCGGTCGTCTGGCCATTTGTCCTCGGAACGCAAAGTGCATCCTGCCCATGCGAAGATGGCGCTTGTCCCGCCAATGTATATCTTTGTATACAAAAGTACGCAATGGCGGCCTGGTTGACCGCGGCCGCCGGCGCGCAGAATATTTCCAACTTCGTCGCATCGGGCAGACGGCATGAACAGCAAATACGACGTGCTGGTGATCGGCGGCGGCAACGCGGCGCTGTGCGCGGCGATCGCGGCGCGGCGCGGCGGCGCGTCCGTGCTGGTGCTCGAAGGCGCGCCAAAGTTCTACCGTGGCGGCAACACGCGCCATACCCGCAATATGCGCTGCGCCCACGACGCCGCCACCGAAATCCTGACCGGCCCTTACACCGAAGAGGAGTTTTGGGAGGATCTGCTGCGCGTCACCGGCGGGCAGACCGACGAGGTGCTCGCCCGCCACATGATCCGGGAGTCCAAGGACATCCTGAACTGGATCGTGGAGCAAGGTGTGCGTTGGCAGCCCTCACTCGGCGGCACGCTGAGCCTCGGCCGGACCAACTCCTTCTTCCTCGGCGGCGGCCGCGCGATGCTGAACGCGCTGTACCTGACCGCGGAGCGGCTCGGTGTCGACGTCGAATACGATGCCGAGGTCACCGATCTCGTGATCGAGGACGGCATGTTCCTGGCCGCGCGCCTCAAGCGGCCGGTCAAGGGTGCGACCGAGATCCGCGCGACTTCGTTGGTCGCTGCCGCCGGCGGGTTCGAAGCCAACATCGAATGGCTGAAGCAATATTGGGGCGAGGCCGCCGACAATTTCCTGATCCGCGGCACGCCCTATAACCGCGGCTCGATCCTGAAGATGCTGCTCGACAAGGGCGTGCAGGAGGTTGGCGATCCCACCCAGTGTCATGCGGTCGCGATCGATGCCCGCGCGCCGAAATTCGACGGCGGCATCATCACGCGGCACGACTCCGTCGTGTTCGGCATCGTCGTCAACAAGCACGCGCAGCGATTCTACGACGAAGGCGAGGACATCTGGCCGAAGCGCTATGCGATCTGGGGCCGGCTGGTCGCGGCGCAGCCCGATCAGATCGCCTACATCATCTTCGATTCCACGGTCGTCACCAGTTTCATGCCGACCTTGTTCCCGCCGATCGCCGGGCAAACAATTGCCGAGCTTGCCGGCAAGCTCGAGCTCGATCCGGCTGCGCTGGAAAAGACCATCACAGAATTCAACGCCGCGGTGCGGCCCGGCACCTTCGACCACACCATCCTGGATGATTGCGTGACCGAGGGCATCACGCCACCCAAGACCCACTGGGCGCGCAAGATCGAGACGCCGCCTTATCTCGCTTATCCGGTGCGGCCTGGCATCACCTTCACCTATCTCGGCACGCGCGTAACCAAAGAAGCGCGGATGCTGATGGCTGACGGCAAGCCCTCCGCCAACATGTTCGCTGCCGGTGAGATCATGGCCGGCAACGTGCTCGGCAAGGGCTATGCCGCCGGCATGGGCATGACCATCGGCAGTGTGTTCGGACGGATCGCAGGCCGGGAAGCGGCACGTCATGCGAAAAACTAGAACGAAGAAAAGTCAGGGAGGAACCATGTCGCGCATTGTCATCGCTTCGCTCTCGGCGCTGCTGATCGCAGGTCACGCCCACGCCGCCGAGCCGATTACCCTGCGCGACATGGGTTCGTTCCATGTCGGCGGGCGGCTTGTCGAAATCTCCGGCAAGCCCGTGAGGGAGGTCGTGTTCACGCCCGGCGGCGTGCCGGCCAAGGTCGATCCAAACGGCACCTACCAGGTCGAGCAGATTTACGTGCAATATTTCCTGCCGGCCAACGAGAAGGGCGCCTATCCGCTGCTGATGTGGCACGGCGGCGGACTGACCGGCGTCACCTACGAGACCACGCCGGACGGGCGCGAGGGTTGGCTGAACTACTTCTTGCGCAAGGGCTGGGCGGTCTACAATTCCGACGCGGTGGAGCGGGGACGCGCGGGCTGGGCGCAATACCCTGACATCTTCAAGGGCGAGCCGGTCTTCCTCACCACGGCCAATCCATTCGAGCGCTTCCGCATCGGCGAGGGTCCGGGCTCCTACGATCCCGATCCCGCCAAGCGAAAGCTGTTGCCGGGCAACCAGTTTCCGGTCGAGGGCTATGAGAACTTCGTCAAGCAGAACGTGCCGCGCTGGACCACGACGGATGACGCGACCGTCGCCGCCTATATCGCCGAGCTCGATCGTGTCGGCCCCTCGGTGATCCTGTTCCACAGCCAGGCCGGCAGCTTCGGCTTCAAGGTGGCGCAGGCCCGGCCCGACAAGGTCAAGGCGCTGATCGCGATCGAGCCGGCCGGCATCGGCGATCCCGCCAAGGCGGATGTGCTGAAGTCCATTCCGACCCTCATCATCTACGGCGACTATATCGAGCGCGATTCGCGCTGGCCTAAGATCCGCGGCAACGGTATCGCCTTTGCCGATGCCATCAAG from Bradyrhizobium sp. CCBAU 53351 includes the following:
- the tcuA gene encoding FAD-dependent tricarballylate dehydrogenase TcuA, encoding MNSKYDVLVIGGGNAALCAAIAARRGGASVLVLEGAPKFYRGGNTRHTRNMRCAHDAATEILTGPYTEEEFWEDLLRVTGGQTDEVLARHMIRESKDILNWIVEQGVRWQPSLGGTLSLGRTNSFFLGGGRAMLNALYLTAERLGVDVEYDAEVTDLVIEDGMFLAARLKRPVKGATEIRATSLVAAAGGFEANIEWLKQYWGEAADNFLIRGTPYNRGSILKMLLDKGVQEVGDPTQCHAVAIDARAPKFDGGIITRHDSVVFGIVVNKHAQRFYDEGEDIWPKRYAIWGRLVAAQPDQIAYIIFDSTVVTSFMPTLFPPIAGQTIAELAGKLELDPAALEKTITEFNAAVRPGTFDHTILDDCVTEGITPPKTHWARKIETPPYLAYPVRPGITFTYLGTRVTKEARMLMADGKPSANMFAAGEIMAGNVLGKGYAAGMGMTIGSVFGRIAGREAARHAKN
- a CDS encoding esterase — translated: MSRIVIASLSALLIAGHAHAAEPITLRDMGSFHVGGRLVEISGKPVREVVFTPGGVPAKVDPNGTYQVEQIYVQYFLPANEKGAYPLLMWHGGGLTGVTYETTPDGREGWLNYFLRKGWAVYNSDAVERGRAGWAQYPDIFKGEPVFLTTANPFERFRIGEGPGSYDPDPAKRKLLPGNQFPVEGYENFVKQNVPRWTTTDDATVAAYIAELDRVGPSVILFHSQAGSFGFKVAQARPDKVKALIAIEPAGIGDPAKADVLKSIPTLIIYGDYIERDSRWPKIRGNGIAFADAIKAAGGSIDVVDLPQAGIKGNSHMVMMDKNNLEVAALIQKWLEGKGLTK
- a CDS encoding GntR family transcriptional regulator, which gives rise to MARRPAKAGGSITRGGGVALGEAVFRSLCEALQAGSYRAGDRLREEEVAQRLKVSRTPVREALGRLAARGFVEPAGGRGVIVRNLDISEVLELYAMREIMEGAAARLAAEHASTPEIDALSDIEQAFVEASATDAAEMAGDMARLNRALHEAICRAARNRYLDNASRELQDWIALLGPTTFTVSGRPSTSHGEHQAIIDAIAARDGDKAEQLARAHIREALRCRLKLLQKQ